In Leptospira harrisiae, a genomic segment contains:
- a CDS encoding adenylosuccinate synthase, whose product MPANLVVGAQWGDEGKAKVIDYLSKDTDIIVRYQGGANAGHTVVVGGKKYIFHLVPSGIIYDNTTCVIGNGVVLDPEYFLKECADLESHGFKVKEKVLISDSCHILLPYHRLIDEAREAGSSPERKIGTTKKGIGMCYADKMLRNGVRAGDLLDKENLKRKLTHILEVKNQELVKYYDLEPVNINEMYDHLLDFADKIGKNIVNTVYYLNSELEKGKRVLLEGAQGTGLDIDFGTYPYVTSSNPTTGGALAGSGVSFRYLQDVIGITKAYATRVGEGPFPSEILGEAGDVLRKLGGEYGSTTGRPRRCGWFDVQMIKHAVTVNGINSLVLTKIDVLSHYDSIPVVVGYEYKGKKLEFFPSQGLEDVKPLFAEFKGWKDDITGVSSFSKLPTLCQSYIKSLQDLVNTKIGIVSTGPDREHTIIMD is encoded by the coding sequence ATGCCTGCAAATTTAGTTGTCGGAGCACAATGGGGTGATGAAGGAAAGGCAAAGGTAATTGATTACCTTTCTAAAGATACAGATATCATTGTAAGATACCAAGGCGGAGCAAACGCCGGTCATACGGTCGTAGTAGGTGGAAAAAAATATATTTTCCATTTGGTTCCTTCCGGAATTATTTATGACAATACGACCTGTGTGATTGGAAACGGTGTGGTTTTAGATCCGGAGTATTTTTTAAAAGAATGTGCTGATTTAGAATCTCATGGATTCAAAGTAAAAGAAAAAGTTCTTATCAGTGATTCTTGTCATATTCTACTTCCTTACCATCGTTTGATCGATGAAGCAAGGGAAGCAGGTTCTTCTCCAGAAAGAAAAATTGGTACTACTAAGAAAGGGATAGGGATGTGTTACGCAGACAAAATGCTTCGTAACGGAGTCCGTGCGGGTGATCTTTTAGACAAAGAAAATTTAAAAAGGAAACTCACGCATATCTTGGAAGTCAAAAACCAAGAACTAGTAAAATACTATGATTTGGAACCTGTAAATATCAATGAAATGTATGACCATCTATTGGATTTCGCTGATAAAATTGGTAAAAACATTGTCAACACAGTGTACTACCTCAATTCGGAACTAGAAAAAGGAAAACGTGTATTACTCGAAGGTGCACAAGGGACAGGGCTTGATATCGATTTTGGAACTTATCCATATGTGACTAGTTCCAATCCAACCACAGGAGGGGCCTTGGCTGGTTCCGGAGTGAGTTTCCGGTATTTGCAAGACGTAATTGGAATTACAAAAGCATATGCGACTAGGGTAGGAGAAGGTCCATTTCCATCTGAGATTTTAGGGGAAGCAGGTGACGTACTCCGAAAGTTAGGTGGAGAGTATGGTTCCACTACAGGAAGACCAAGACGTTGTGGTTGGTTTGATGTTCAAATGATCAAACATGCTGTGACTGTCAACGGGATCAACTCGCTCGTTCTCACAAAAATAGATGTACTCAGTCATTATGATTCCATTCCTGTTGTTGTTGGATACGAATACAAAGGTAAAAAGTTAGAATTTTTTCCATCGCAAGGATTAGAAGACGTTAAACCGTTGTTTGCTGAGTTCAAAGGTTGGAAAGATGATATCACTGGAGTGAGTTCATTCTCTAAGTTACCAACACTTTGCCAGTCGTACATTAAGTCCTTACAAGACCTAGTGAATACAAAAATTGGAATTGTTTCTACCGGACCTGATCGTGAACACACGATCATTATGGACTAA
- a CDS encoding ATP phosphoribosyltransferase regulatory subunit, protein MNQKNKSISSEQKWIPDGFHFLGPEESKNRRILLQTFSEIFEREGYSEITLPSFDYSNSFRSHLDHGVESLLVSKDWDGNEISPGVDLTLQVVKGMAARSHWEENQNVFYIARKIRDHKKRNASRREILQVGVESLGKSNTNHIISQIQILNRLWKVSVPNEPFTIVFGNSSFYRSVLEILGWNEEQTNVLRQLLYTKNLPELFSLAARENTSESHMQMIQLLLRPIPVSEMQIFHNALQKILTQKEWEVLKGDLESITSFFGEWSKVLSEIPCIWDPSLVRDLSYYTGFMFQGYVEGDPEPVFAGGIYNELYESFTGIKKDACGFALHLDSIEEIVNKVK, encoded by the coding sequence ATGAATCAAAAAAACAAATCAATTTCCTCGGAACAAAAATGGATTCCGGATGGATTTCATTTTTTAGGCCCCGAAGAAAGCAAAAACCGGCGGATTTTACTACAAACATTTTCAGAGATCTTTGAAAGAGAGGGTTATTCTGAAATTACCCTTCCTTCCTTTGATTATTCGAATTCATTTCGTTCCCACTTAGATCATGGTGTTGAGAGTTTGCTTGTATCAAAGGATTGGGATGGGAATGAAATCTCGCCTGGTGTAGACCTCACTCTACAAGTGGTGAAAGGTATGGCGGCTCGTTCCCATTGGGAAGAGAACCAAAATGTATTTTATATTGCACGTAAGATTCGTGATCACAAAAAACGCAATGCGTCAAGACGTGAGATTTTGCAAGTGGGCGTAGAGTCACTTGGAAAGAGCAATACAAACCATATCATTTCACAGATCCAAATTTTAAATCGACTTTGGAAAGTTTCGGTTCCTAACGAGCCATTTACCATTGTATTTGGTAACTCTTCTTTTTATCGTTCTGTTTTAGAGATTCTTGGTTGGAATGAGGAACAAACTAATGTTCTTCGACAACTATTATATACCAAAAACTTGCCTGAGTTATTTTCTCTTGCTGCAAGAGAAAATACATCTGAGTCTCATATGCAAATGATCCAGTTACTTCTTAGGCCCATTCCTGTTAGCGAAATGCAAATATTTCACAATGCATTACAAAAGATTTTAACACAAAAAGAATGGGAAGTTTTGAAAGGGGATTTGGAATCCATTACTTCTTTTTTTGGCGAGTGGTCAAAGGTCCTTAGCGAAATTCCATGCATTTGGGATCCTTCCCTTGTCAGAGATTTATCGTATTATACTGGGTTTATGTTCCAAGGTTATGTGGAAGGGGATCCAGAACCGGTATTTGCTGGTGGTATTTATAACGAATTGTATGAAAGTTTTACTGGGATTAAGAAAGATGCCTGTGGTTTTGCCCTGCATCTTGATTCCATAGAAGAAATTGTAAATAAGGTGAAATGA